A single genomic interval of Rhodobacter sp. 24-YEA-8 harbors:
- a CDS encoding ABC transporter permease, with amino-acid sequence MSVTTLDPAARVAAAQTVSSRIWREAFASIEFRIGLMVFVLLVLAAALYPELSGLDPTKLSVREKLIPPLFLGEGWTWKHPLGTDQLGRDMLSRSLTGLRYSLLIGVATTVLMLIVGALIGLFAGYYGGRVDMVLMRLTDAQLAIPMIILAITILGVSRPTIPSIILVLGLAGWPVYARVMRSTVMAEAKKEYVRGAMVLGATNLRIMFLLILPLLLPPMAFVAVLDIARMMIFESVLGFIGLGVQPPTPTFGNIISDGRKYIMNAWWIATMPGVFLVITLTSINLMGAALERARNKIYGGA; translated from the coding sequence ATGAGCGTCACAACACTTGACCCCGCCGCCCGCGTCGCCGCCGCTCAGACCGTATCCTCGCGGATCTGGCGCGAGGCCTTCGCCTCGATCGAGTTCCGCATCGGGCTGATGGTCTTCGTCCTTCTGGTGCTGGCCGCCGCGCTTTACCCCGAACTCAGCGGGCTGGACCCGACGAAGCTCTCGGTGCGCGAGAAACTGATCCCGCCCTTGTTCCTTGGGGAAGGCTGGACATGGAAACACCCGCTCGGCACCGATCAGCTGGGGCGCGACATGCTGTCACGCTCGCTGACCGGGCTGCGCTATTCGCTGCTGATCGGCGTCGCAACAACGGTTCTGATGCTGATCGTCGGCGCGTTGATCGGGCTCTTTGCCGGCTATTATGGTGGCCGCGTGGATATGGTGCTGATGCGGCTCACAGATGCGCAGCTGGCGATCCCGATGATCATTCTGGCAATCACCATTCTGGGCGTCTCGCGACCAACCATTCCCTCGATCATCCTTGTCCTCGGGCTGGCGGGCTGGCCGGTCTATGCACGGGTGATGCGCTCGACCGTGATGGCGGAAGCGAAAAAGGAATATGTGCGCGGCGCCATGGTGCTGGGCGCGACAAACCTTCGGATCATGTTTCTTCTCATCCTGCCGCTTCTCTTGCCGCCGATGGCATTTGTTGCGGTGCTGGATATCGCGCGGATGATGATCTTTGAATCGGTGCTGGGCTTTATCGGCCTTGGGGTACAGCCACCGACGCCTACCTTTGGCAATATCATCTCCGACGGGCGTAAATACATCATGAACGCCTGGTGGATCGCCACCATGCCCGGCGTTTTCCTTGTGATCACGCTGACCAGTATCAACCTGATGGGCGCCGCACTGGAGCGTGCCCGCAACAAGATCTACGGGGGGGCATGA
- a CDS encoding phosphotransferase translates to MSQIVTDADVGRVIAAAPGLDGAQARPGPAALASPSCRGLESAAVFLDLPDGESRFLKIIHPEIRDFLDLPTGFAAAKTAGEAGVAPRVLWSDPEAGAILFAAAGPGWREARLSDCLDADFRKNTMQALRRLHEAPANVARFEPFARLEALIAEAGRSGVSLPADLGWIMSLLNAARPVLEAAPLALCRNESTVSNLMIGPDQAALLVDFDRAGLNDPMYDLGAVLAEMHEFERDMQATFRGYGGDEAGFARARLWSVVDDMIQAIFCRIFGQVSVRKSLEWLKFGEWRLMRARLGLHHPGFEEKIRVAEGRA, encoded by the coding sequence ATGAGTCAGATTGTCACGGATGCCGATGTCGGGCGGGTGATTGCCGCCGCGCCGGGGCTGGACGGCGCGCAGGCGCGGCCTGGCCCGGCGGCGCTGGCTTCGCCCTCCTGTCGGGGGCTGGAAAGCGCGGCGGTTTTCCTCGATCTGCCTGATGGCGAAAGCCGGTTTCTGAAGATCATCCATCCCGAGATCCGGGATTTCCTTGACCTGCCGACCGGTTTCGCGGCGGCCAAGACGGCCGGCGAGGCCGGGGTCGCGCCCCGGGTTCTCTGGTCCGATCCGGAGGCAGGGGCGATCCTCTTCGCGGCGGCCGGTCCTGGCTGGCGCGAGGCGCGACTGTCCGACTGCCTTGACGCGGATTTTCGCAAGAACACCATGCAGGCGCTGCGGCGGCTGCATGAGGCCCCCGCCAATGTTGCGCGGTTCGAGCCTTTCGCACGGCTTGAGGCGCTGATTGCTGAGGCAGGCCGGTCGGGCGTTTCCCTCCCTGCGGATCTTGGCTGGATCATGTCGCTTCTGAATGCCGCCCGCCCGGTGCTGGAGGCAGCGCCGCTGGCGCTGTGCCGCAATGAAAGCACGGTCTCCAACCTCATGATCGGGCCGGATCAGGCCGCGCTGCTGGTCGATTTCGACCGGGCGGGCCTCAATGACCCGATGTATGATCTGGGCGCGGTCCTGGCTGAGATGCACGAGTTCGAGCGGGATATGCAGGCGACATTCCGCGGGTATGGCGGCGATGAGGCGGGCTTTGCCCGGGCGCGGCTCTGGTCGGTGGTCGATGACATGATCCAGGCCATCTTCTGCCGGATCTTCGGGCAGGTCTCGGTGCGCAAATCGCTGGAATGGCTGAAATTCGGCGAATGGCGCCTGATGCGGGCGCGGCTTGGGCTGCATCACCCCGGTTTCGAGGAAAAAATCCGGGTCGCGGAGGGTCGGGCATGA
- a CDS encoding ABC transporter substrate-binding protein: protein MISRRKFMNYSAGFGALAAMPQINTNFLFGPAMAQTTKPITFLSAENITGNWDPTAHTTLSQTNIEGFVMGYLTRAPMTPEKPDEVVYELATEIREIDAHTLEIKLREGVTFHDGKPFTAKDVKATLEYGSGLDRPKQVYPGATDTFEVTTPDDFTVVIDTSKGGYGASLFIFLASYLPILAADDVAGGPSGPLSQRLNGTGPFKFVEQRGNDTVMEAFPGYFKGAPTVPGVNFSFVGDGTTRMLSLMSGQADIIERLEPEQAETLEAEDGIVIKRQVSVENKYLWFRCSKAPFDNPLVRKAACHAIDRELILEVMGSAGHASANFVSPIKFGYIDLENYPEYNPEECQRLLAEAGYPNGEGLPELEYITSTGFYPKTKEYGEVITALMQEQGFKVTLNVMEVAAWNERLYDRPGGGPGHMVDCGWSTGSPEPDLVLRSHFHSSSKRICGIEDAEIDAALDEERNSPSLEARKTSLQTNLMPMLADKVPALSLFTSVLMHGMRENLSGLIMYPDGQIDASQGTFG from the coding sequence ATGATCAGCAGACGGAAGTTTATGAACTATTCAGCGGGATTTGGCGCGCTTGCCGCCATGCCGCAGATCAATACGAATTTCCTGTTTGGCCCGGCCATGGCCCAGACGACAAAACCCATCACCTTCCTTTCGGCCGAGAACATCACCGGCAACTGGGATCCGACCGCGCATACCACGCTGTCGCAGACCAATATCGAAGGCTTCGTGATGGGCTATCTGACCCGCGCGCCGATGACGCCGGAAAAGCCCGATGAAGTGGTTTATGAACTCGCGACCGAGATCAGGGAAATCGACGCCCATACGCTGGAGATCAAACTCCGCGAAGGCGTGACCTTCCATGACGGCAAGCCCTTTACCGCGAAAGACGTGAAAGCGACGCTGGAATATGGTTCGGGGCTGGACCGTCCGAAGCAGGTCTATCCGGGTGCGACCGACACGTTCGAAGTCACCACGCCGGATGATTTCACCGTCGTGATCGACACTTCGAAAGGCGGCTACGGCGCGTCTTTGTTCATCTTCCTCGCCTCCTATCTGCCGATCCTCGCGGCGGATGACGTGGCGGGCGGCCCCTCGGGCCCGCTGTCGCAGCGTCTGAACGGCACCGGACCGTTCAAATTCGTCGAACAGCGCGGCAATGACACCGTGATGGAGGCCTTCCCGGGCTATTTCAAAGGCGCGCCGACCGTGCCGGGCGTCAATTTCTCGTTTGTCGGCGACGGCACCACGCGGATGCTTTCGCTGATGTCCGGCCAGGCCGATATCATCGAACGCCTGGAGCCCGAACAGGCCGAAACGCTGGAAGCTGAGGACGGCATCGTCATCAAGCGCCAGGTCTCGGTCGAGAACAAATATCTCTGGTTCCGCTGCTCGAAAGCGCCTTTCGACAATCCGCTGGTGCGCAAAGCCGCCTGCCACGCTATCGACCGTGAACTGATCCTGGAAGTGATGGGCTCGGCCGGTCACGCCTCGGCAAACTTTGTCTCGCCGATCAAATTCGGCTATATCGACCTTGAAAACTACCCGGAATACAACCCCGAGGAATGCCAGCGCCTGCTGGCCGAGGCCGGCTATCCGAATGGCGAGGGCCTGCCGGAGCTGGAATATATCACCTCGACCGGCTTCTACCCGAAAACCAAGGAATATGGCGAGGTCATCACCGCGCTGATGCAGGAACAGGGCTTCAAGGTCACGCTCAATGTGATGGAAGTCGCGGCCTGGAATGAGCGTCTCTATGACCGGCCGGGCGGTGGTCCGGGCCATATGGTCGATTGCGGCTGGTCCACGGGTTCGCCTGAGCCGGATCTGGTGCTGCGCTCGCATTTCCATTCCTCGTCGAAACGGATCTGCGGTATCGAAGATGCCGAGATTGACGCGGCGCTGGATGAGGAACGCAATTCGCCTTCCCTCGAAGCACGCAAGACCTCGCTTCAGACCAATCTGATGCCGATGCTGGCCGACAAGGTTCCGGCGCTGTCCTTGTTCACCTCAGTGCTGATGCACGGGATGCGCGAGAACCTCTCGGGGCTGATCATGTATCCCGACGGGCAGATTGACGCGTCCCAAGGCACCTTCGGCTGA
- a CDS encoding Zn-dependent hydrolase — protein MPDTTVPSKIDAGLLNRLMDKISEFGATPMGGVDRPALTDAHAAARNWFKSEMAARGYTVKVDAIGNLFGQIDLAGEDAPLVMIGSHIDSQPLGGRFDGAYGVMAALAAIESYRAWCTETGTKPQCNFCVADWMNEEGARFTPSLLGSSVFSGEYTLDFALARQDRDGKSVGDELKRVGYAGTDTAPEPVAYLEVHIEGDAELEKAGKHIAPFARHWGALKVKIEVTGEQAHTGPTKMADRKDALLGAAYIMAELKHLADTAPDTLYSSCARLDISPNSANIIPEKVIMFCELRSPEQAMLDWSEAGLKAALPGLMAKAGVAGEIVSIDRRIAGRFDKRLVKLVEMGADENGYGRIELDTVGGHDAVTIQRRIPSIVFVVPSVDGVIHRYNEYTSPEDLAKGGDVLVGMIRRIDAARGDLDLAVTINS, from the coding sequence ATGCCTGACACCACAGTCCCAAGCAAAATCGACGCAGGTCTTCTGAACCGGCTGATGGACAAGATCTCGGAATTCGGAGCAACGCCGATGGGGGGCGTCGACCGCCCGGCGCTGACCGATGCTCATGCGGCAGCCCGCAACTGGTTCAAATCCGAGATGGCCGCGCGCGGCTATACGGTAAAGGTCGATGCCATCGGCAATCTCTTCGGCCAGATCGACCTCGCCGGCGAAGACGCGCCCCTGGTGATGATCGGCTCACATATCGACAGCCAGCCGCTCGGCGGGCGGTTCGATGGCGCCTACGGCGTGATGGCAGCACTGGCGGCAATCGAAAGCTACCGTGCCTGGTGCACAGAGACCGGTACAAAGCCGCAATGCAATTTCTGCGTCGCCGACTGGATGAATGAGGAAGGCGCGCGCTTTACCCCGAGCCTGCTCGGATCGTCGGTCTTCTCGGGCGAATATACCCTCGACTTCGCGCTGGCCCGCCAGGACCGCGATGGCAAATCGGTGGGCGATGAACTCAAACGCGTGGGCTATGCGGGCACCGATACCGCGCCCGAGCCGGTCGCCTATCTCGAAGTTCATATCGAAGGCGATGCCGAGCTGGAAAAGGCCGGCAAACATATCGCCCCCTTCGCCCGCCACTGGGGCGCGCTGAAGGTGAAGATCGAGGTGACCGGCGAGCAGGCACATACCGGCCCGACCAAAATGGCCGACCGCAAGGATGCGCTGCTCGGTGCGGCCTATATCATGGCTGAACTGAAGCATCTCGCCGATACCGCACCGGACACGCTGTACAGTTCCTGCGCGCGGCTCGATATTTCCCCGAACTCCGCCAATATCATTCCTGAAAAAGTGATCATGTTCTGCGAATTGCGGTCGCCGGAACAGGCGATGCTCGACTGGTCGGAAGCAGGGCTGAAAGCGGCGCTGCCCGGGCTGATGGCAAAGGCGGGCGTGGCCGGCGAGATCGTCTCGATTGACCGCCGCATCGCCGGGCGTTTCGACAAACGGCTGGTGAAGCTGGTCGAAATGGGCGCCGACGAAAACGGCTACGGGCGCATCGAACTTGATACGGTCGGTGGCCATGATGCCGTGACGATCCAGCGCCGGATTCCGTCGATTGTCTTCGTGGTGCCCTCGGTCGATGGCGTGATTCACCGTTACAACGAATATACCAGCCCGGAGGATCTGGCGAAGGGCGGCGATGTTCTTGTCGGGATGATCCGCCGGATCGACGCCGCCCGTGGTGACCTCGACCTCGCCGTCACGATCAATTCCTGA
- a CDS encoding sensor histidine kinase, giving the protein MASVERSASSRWFKLVPALPPNALVIGLAVFAACTLGILTRPVGYLAMIWPANAVMLGLLIRLPDTRRPSVWLLAAMAYMAADLIAGTSLAQALLLNTANLCGVGTACLVCRYLPRNALLMREPASALYIVLVSVSAAAAAGLVGAIADPVVLRLGAANAGTFWFTTELVNYIALLPVILSAPAPRSLGANIRSLNLVPGALAAVPVLALAASCALAMVVGGPGAFALALPALLWCGLAYSVFTASALAFLFSCWLLTVICATYLHGAEGVYDEHAIVSMRLAAFMVALAPITLSIVMRNRDDLISKLLLARQRVDIALEAGGIIATWDLNLARRDLSVEGTFLERFGIEAQAGTGIPLERLSQILHPDDRERVLDALGGAIATGSDYHCRYRIATPTGENRWVAAFGKVARDGQGAASHLSGILIDITELTDAVETLEQSNKRFNIVSESIPQIVWSTDADGRHDYFNCRWTEFTGIAPEEITAETWKSLVHPEDKARVDATWKACLMTGETYAIDYRFRYHDGSYRWLKVLAKPLRNAEGAITRWYGTSTDIDAVKQLEAEREIIARELDHRIGNLFALVNGLVSLTARDGSDVKAVTESLRGRLRALHDAHGLIRHKQDGTAATIAELLRRLLAPYDKGDDHITITGDDLPLDPSAMTAIALIFHELGTNAVKYGALKDSQGLLRVELCQIEDRFSIRWVEVTHLPASTDKGTGFGSKLFNSIVEGQLRGHAVRSSTQDGLTIEINLPVSALTGFGKRQ; this is encoded by the coding sequence ATGGCCTCCGTAGAACGCAGTGCATCGTCGAGATGGTTCAAACTCGTCCCGGCTCTTCCACCGAATGCGCTCGTCATCGGTCTCGCGGTGTTTGCCGCATGTACATTGGGCATTCTGACAAGACCGGTCGGGTATCTTGCGATGATATGGCCCGCAAATGCGGTCATGCTTGGATTGCTCATTCGCCTGCCCGATACGCGCCGTCCCTCTGTGTGGCTGTTGGCGGCGATGGCCTATATGGCTGCAGACCTGATCGCGGGCACCAGCCTTGCACAGGCCTTACTGCTCAATACCGCAAATCTGTGCGGCGTCGGTACCGCCTGCCTTGTCTGCCGCTATCTTCCCAGGAATGCGCTGCTGATGCGGGAGCCGGCATCCGCACTGTATATTGTCCTGGTCTCGGTGTCGGCTGCCGCAGCTGCGGGACTTGTCGGCGCCATTGCCGACCCTGTCGTGCTGAGGCTCGGTGCTGCCAATGCGGGGACATTCTGGTTCACGACGGAACTCGTCAACTATATCGCCTTGTTGCCGGTCATACTCTCCGCGCCGGCGCCTCGTAGCCTGGGCGCAAATATCAGGTCGTTAAACCTGGTACCGGGCGCGCTTGCAGCTGTTCCTGTCCTGGCTCTGGCAGCATCCTGCGCCCTGGCGATGGTTGTGGGAGGGCCAGGCGCCTTCGCACTTGCTCTGCCGGCGCTTTTATGGTGCGGCCTGGCTTATTCCGTCTTCACTGCTTCCGCCCTCGCTTTCCTGTTCAGCTGCTGGTTGCTGACCGTCATATGCGCGACCTATCTTCACGGTGCCGAAGGCGTCTATGACGAGCATGCGATTGTTTCCATGCGATTGGCGGCCTTCATGGTCGCATTGGCGCCGATCACATTGTCTATCGTGATGCGCAATCGCGATGACCTGATCAGCAAGCTCTTGCTTGCCCGACAACGCGTCGACATTGCCCTCGAGGCCGGAGGGATCATCGCCACATGGGACCTGAACCTGGCGCGGCGGGATCTCAGCGTGGAAGGCACGTTCCTGGAACGTTTCGGAATTGAGGCGCAGGCCGGGACCGGCATTCCCCTTGAGAGACTTTCGCAGATCCTTCACCCGGATGACCGAGAGCGGGTCCTCGATGCTCTCGGTGGCGCGATCGCGACCGGCTCTGACTATCACTGCCGCTACAGGATTGCGACGCCCACAGGTGAAAACCGATGGGTTGCAGCCTTTGGCAAAGTGGCGCGTGACGGGCAAGGCGCGGCGTCCCATCTGAGCGGCATCCTGATCGATATCACCGAGTTAACAGACGCCGTCGAGACACTTGAGCAAAGCAACAAACGTTTCAATATCGTGAGCGAGTCCATCCCTCAGATCGTCTGGAGCACGGACGCCGATGGGCGGCACGACTACTTCAATTGCCGGTGGACTGAATTTACCGGCATCGCCCCGGAAGAGATCACGGCAGAAACCTGGAAAAGCCTGGTTCACCCTGAAGACAAGGCGCGGGTCGATGCTACCTGGAAAGCCTGCCTTATGACAGGGGAAACCTACGCGATCGATTATCGCTTCCGGTATCATGACGGCAGCTATCGCTGGCTTAAGGTTCTTGCCAAACCGCTTCGGAACGCCGAAGGCGCGATCACGCGCTGGTATGGAACCTCCACGGATATCGATGCCGTCAAACAACTGGAAGCCGAGCGTGAGATCATCGCCCGGGAACTGGACCACCGGATCGGCAACCTGTTCGCACTTGTGAATGGCCTGGTCAGCCTCACGGCCCGCGACGGCTCTGACGTGAAGGCGGTGACGGAATCACTTCGGGGCCGACTGAGAGCGCTCCACGATGCCCATGGCCTTATCAGGCACAAGCAGGACGGAACAGCAGCCACGATAGCGGAACTGTTGCGTCGACTTCTCGCGCCTTACGATAAAGGGGACGATCACATTACGATCACTGGCGATGATCTGCCGCTCGACCCGTCAGCCATGACCGCGATCGCTCTCATATTCCATGAGCTGGGGACGAATGCCGTCAAATATGGGGCCCTCAAGGACAGCCAGGGCCTGCTCCGTGTCGAACTCTGCCAGATCGAAGATCGCTTCAGCATTCGCTGGGTGGAAGTGACGCATTTACCTGCCTCGACTGACAAGGGCACAGGCTTTGGCTCGAAACTGTTCAATTCGATCGTCGAAGGGCAGCTTCGGGGTCACGCGGTGCGGTCATCCACTCAGGATGGCCTGACCATCGAGATCAATCTGCCGGTCTCGGCGCTAACTGGCTTCGGCAAGCGGCAATAA
- a CDS encoding ABC transporter ATP-binding protein, translated as MKSAPVLQVSNLTVAAGEREILSAISFEIHPREILSVIGESGSGKTVLARAIASWLSDPLRITGGEIRFRGDDLVKNPGLARRLAGREIAYVGGNPAGALDPTMTVGAQLVEKLRAVRPDISATEAKKKAIQLLNAVRIPSAHKRFEEYPFQYSGGMMQRAMIVDALISDPALLIADNITQPLDVTVAAQILKLMRDLNAQFSTAVLFICSSLPVACDASDRVMVLNAGKVAEMQPPRALIEDPKSAYTAKLIQELPKLWDESTRAPGEERDAPVPVLSIRDVAKAYKIRRRGEAGLSVVQAVRNVSFDVFQGDNFGVVGESGCGKSSLMRLLTGLERPDHGQIIFDGEDVGAASAATLRGMRKKFQLVLQDPYGSLPPQWPIGKILEEPLKIHGIGSATERRDRARAVMNEVGLPDSYYNHLTGGLSAGQRQRLNVARAMILEPKLLIMDETLSALDQTEQGKLLDLFERLQAQHGFTYIFISHDLTMVRRVCSRIAVMYLGEVVEVAPNERLFFDPGHPYSRALLSAAPTLETRRYRPEDCLLEGEPPSPIDLPPGCAFASRCPHAFDRCRQENPGLTDRGGRALAACFLNDQTPASAASEKTYA; from the coding sequence ATGAAATCTGCTCCGGTCCTTCAGGTCTCGAACCTGACCGTTGCCGCCGGAGAGCGCGAGATCCTTTCGGCTATTTCCTTTGAGATCCACCCGCGCGAGATCCTGTCGGTCATCGGCGAAAGCGGGTCGGGCAAAACCGTGCTGGCCCGCGCGATTGCCAGCTGGCTGTCGGATCCCCTGCGGATCACCGGCGGCGAGATCCGCTTTCGCGGCGATGATCTGGTGAAGAACCCCGGTCTTGCGCGCAGGCTGGCGGGACGCGAGATTGCCTATGTCGGCGGCAACCCCGCCGGTGCCCTGGACCCGACGATGACCGTTGGCGCGCAGCTGGTGGAGAAACTCCGCGCGGTCAGGCCCGATATTTCGGCGACAGAGGCAAAGAAAAAGGCGATCCAGCTGCTGAATGCGGTGCGGATTCCATCTGCCCATAAGCGGTTCGAAGAATATCCGTTCCAGTATTCCGGCGGCATGATGCAGCGCGCGATGATCGTCGATGCGCTGATCTCGGACCCGGCTTTGCTGATCGCCGACAATATCACCCAGCCGCTTGACGTGACGGTGGCGGCGCAGATCCTGAAACTGATGCGCGACCTGAATGCGCAATTCTCGACGGCCGTGCTGTTCATCTGCTCGTCGCTGCCGGTGGCCTGCGATGCCTCTGACCGGGTTATGGTGCTCAATGCCGGCAAAGTAGCCGAGATGCAGCCGCCCCGCGCGCTGATCGAAGACCCGAAAAGCGCCTATACCGCCAAACTGATCCAGGAACTGCCGAAGCTCTGGGATGAAAGCACCCGCGCGCCGGGGGAAGAACGCGATGCTCCGGTGCCGGTCCTTTCGATCCGCGATGTCGCGAAAGCCTATAAGATCCGCCGTCGCGGCGAGGCCGGGCTTTCTGTGGTTCAGGCCGTCCGGAACGTGTCTTTCGATGTCTTTCAGGGCGACAACTTCGGGGTCGTGGGTGAATCCGGTTGCGGCAAATCCTCGCTGATGCGGCTTCTGACCGGGCTGGAACGCCCGGATCATGGCCAGATCATCTTTGACGGCGAGGATGTGGGCGCGGCCAGCGCCGCCACGCTGCGGGGAATGCGCAAGAAATTCCAGCTGGTGCTGCAGGACCCCTACGGATCGCTGCCGCCGCAATGGCCGATCGGCAAGATCCTGGAAGAGCCGCTGAAAATCCACGGCATCGGATCGGCCACTGAACGCCGCGACCGCGCGCGGGCGGTGATGAACGAGGTCGGGCTGCCCGACAGCTACTACAACCACCTGACCGGCGGGCTCTCGGCAGGCCAGCGCCAGCGTCTGAACGTGGCCCGCGCTATGATCCTGGAGCCGAAGCTTCTGATCATGGACGAGACGCTTTCGGCGCTTGATCAGACCGAACAGGGCAAGTTGCTGGATCTGTTCGAACGCCTCCAGGCCCAGCACGGGTTCACCTATATCTTCATCTCGCATGACCTGACGATGGTGCGCCGCGTCTGTTCGCGGATCGCGGTGATGTATCTGGGCGAAGTGGTCGAGGTAGCGCCGAATGAGCGGCTGTTCTTTGACCCCGGCCACCCCTATAGCCGCGCGCTGCTGTCTGCCGCGCCGACGCTGGAGACAAGGCGCTATCGCCCCGAGGATTGCCTCCTTGAAGGCGAGCCCCCGTCTCCCATCGACCTGCCGCCCGGCTGTGCCTTTGCCAGCCGCTGTCCGCATGCCTTTGACCGTTGCCGCCAGGAAAATCCCGGCCTGACGGATCGCGGCGGGCGGGCATTGGCGGCCTGTTTCCTGAATGACCAGACCCCGGCTTCAGCCGCTTCGGAGAAGACCTATGCCTGA
- a CDS encoding ABC transporter permease — MFILRFLVRRLLQGVVIVFLVSALIFTLLRVVPGDPVRLMAGGMAPEALIEEIATEMGLRDPIPVQFTRYITGVFQGDFGQSFVRPASGAAVGGASFDDSTRGERARVLDLIAQTAPMTIQLALLAMVFALIIALPIGVAGGLYPGRWPDRMALYLSSLFVSLPNFWLGIVLALVVSVKWQLVPSIGYHNFAYTILPAFVLAIEIAPFLIRTLTVSVAGVMAQNFIDIARVRGLSRNQIVFRHALKNAAVPLLNLLGVQFSMLLGGVLVIEFIFDYPGLGLLTINAVMQRDFPLIQGIAIITAAAFVLINIVVDLAATAIDPRLDY, encoded by the coding sequence ATGTTCATCCTTAGGTTCCTTGTGCGCCGCCTTTTGCAAGGCGTCGTGATTGTCTTTCTCGTATCGGCGCTGATCTTCACGCTTTTGCGCGTGGTGCCCGGCGATCCGGTGCGCCTCATGGCGGGCGGCATGGCCCCCGAGGCGCTGATTGAGGAGATCGCGACCGAGATGGGTCTGCGCGACCCGATCCCGGTGCAATTCACGCGCTATATCACCGGGGTGTTCCAGGGCGATTTCGGACAGAGCTTTGTCCGTCCCGCCTCGGGTGCGGCGGTGGGGGGGGCGAGTTTTGACGACTCGACCCGGGGAGAACGGGCAAGGGTGCTGGACCTGATCGCCCAGACCGCGCCGATGACGATCCAGCTTGCACTGCTTGCGATGGTTTTCGCGCTGATCATCGCGCTGCCGATTGGCGTGGCAGGCGGGCTTTACCCGGGCAGATGGCCTGACCGGATGGCGCTTTACCTTTCATCGCTTTTCGTCAGCCTGCCGAATTTCTGGCTCGGCATCGTGCTGGCGCTGGTGGTCTCCGTGAAATGGCAGCTGGTGCCCTCTATCGGCTATCACAACTTCGCCTATACGATCCTGCCGGCCTTCGTGCTGGCCATCGAGATCGCGCCCTTCCTGATCCGCACGCTGACGGTCTCGGTCGCGGGGGTGATGGCACAGAACTTCATCGACATCGCCCGGGTCCGGGGGCTGTCGCGCAACCAGATCGTGTTCCGCCACGCGCTGAAAAACGCTGCGGTGCCGCTTTTGAATCTGCTCGGCGTGCAGTTTTCGATGCTCTTGGGTGGCGTTCTGGTGATCGAGTTCATCTTTGATTACCCCGGCCTTGGCCTTCTGACGATCAACGCGGTGATGCAGCGTGACTTCCCGCTGATCCAGGGCATCGCGATCATCACCGCTGCCGCCTTCGTCCTGATCAATATCGTGGTCGACCTTGCTGCGACCGCCATCGACCCGAGGCTGGATTACTGA
- a CDS encoding phosphotransferase, whose protein sequence is MMKAVGSAESQAERDIEAAMLDARALFGEGARYAPVSGGISNSNWRVQSACTSRDWFVKIPGNGTEMFIDRVAAMDASRKAAAAGLGPKIYEDLAHQGVEINDFIPDRRPSTHADFGNPANRAAAIAAYRQMHALPALGLTKTVFDMIDEHHVQMAELGAPVPRHAEWIALNTKMARDAMQASGLDLVPSFNDPMPGNFMIGADGSIMLIDYEYASMNDRCYDLGIWFGEMFYTPEVEAELIEEYFGRVTPEIVARVTVHKALADVKWAAWSMVQLKVSALDFDFYKYGVWKLMRFQQITSDPAWKEQLRRL, encoded by the coding sequence ATGATGAAAGCAGTGGGGAGCGCAGAGAGCCAGGCCGAGCGCGATATCGAAGCGGCAATGCTGGATGCGAGGGCGCTGTTCGGGGAAGGCGCCCGCTATGCACCGGTCTCGGGCGGGATTTCGAATTCGAACTGGCGGGTGCAATCGGCCTGTACCAGCCGTGACTGGTTCGTGAAAATCCCCGGCAACGGCACCGAGATGTTCATCGACCGTGTTGCGGCGATGGATGCCTCGCGCAAGGCCGCAGCCGCCGGGCTTGGTCCGAAGATCTACGAGGATCTGGCGCATCAGGGAGTGGAGATCAATGATTTCATCCCCGACCGGCGCCCCTCGACCCATGCCGATTTCGGCAATCCCGCCAATCGCGCGGCGGCGATTGCGGCCTATCGCCAGATGCATGCACTGCCCGCGCTCGGGCTGACCAAGACGGTCTTCGACATGATCGACGAGCATCATGTGCAGATGGCGGAACTCGGCGCGCCGGTGCCACGCCATGCCGAATGGATCGCGCTGAACACAAAGATGGCGCGCGATGCGATGCAGGCCTCGGGCCTTGATCTTGTGCCCTCGTTCAACGATCCGATGCCGGGAAATTTCATGATCGGCGCGGATGGCTCGATCATGCTGATCGATTATGAATATGCCTCGATGAATGATCGTTGCTATGATCTGGGCATCTGGTTCGGCGAGATGTTCTATACGCCCGAGGTCGAGGCCGAGCTGATCGAAGAGTATTTCGGCCGGGTAACACCCGAGATCGTGGCGCGGGTCACCGTTCATAAGGCGCTGGCCGATGTGAAATGGGCAGCCTGGTCGATGGTGCAGCTGAAAGTCTCGGCGCTGGATTTCGATTTCTATAAATATGGGGTGTGGAAGCTGATGCGCTTTCAGCAGATCACCAGCGATCCGGCCTGGAAAGAACAGTTGCGCAGGCTGTAA